GACTTCTAGGAGGTATTATGTATGCTACTAATGCCCAGGCTATTTGGGAAGAATTGTATGAATGATTTAACAAAATTGATGGTTCAAGAATCTTTAATATCCATAAAGAGATTGCTACTTTAACCCAAGGAACTACTTATGTGTCTAGCTATTTCTCaaaattaaaagatttatgggaagAGTTTGAGGCATTAGTTCGTGCTCCTAGCTGCAACTGTGAAAAATCCAAAGAGTTTAGACTGCAACTGCAGAAACTGAAACTGTTTCAATTCTTAATGGGGCTTAATGACTCATATGCCCAGGCAAGAAGCCAAATCTTGCTCATGACACCAATTTCATCTGTAAACCAAGCCTACTCTATGGTTATAAGTGATGAAAGCcaaaaatcagtcaaaaatgtGACTGGTATCCTAAGTGCTAATCCTGCAGTAATGCTAGAAAACTATGAAGTTGCTATGTTCACTAGAAATGGTGGTGGAAATCAGAACCACAAGTTCAAGAAGAACTATAATTTACCGTGTGAAGTATGCAAACTTTTCATTGTGCCTGTAATAATGatataataacaattggggttAGGATACCCTCCTAAATTCAAGAAAAGGAAATTTGGGCAATCTGCAGCTTATAATGTACAGGTGGACAGTTGTACTTCTCAGGCTAGTCAGAATAGTGGTTACAATGATTTTTCACAAGCCATCTTTCCATTGACTAAACCAAGAGTGGATTACTCTGACATGCAACACAAATCAGACACTCTTAATGGACAGAATACCAACACTGTCCCTAAATTATTTACCAAAGAACAGTACAATCAGTTTCTACAAATGATAAATAAAGAAGAAGCAACATCAACTTACTCAGCTAATACATCAGGTAAGCATAATGAGTGCATTGCTACTAAGACTCTTTAGGAATGGATCATTGACACAGGTGCAACCAATCATATGGTGTCAAGCTTAAGATGTCTGAATAGTGATACTATAATTAAGTCTGAAATACCAAAAAAAGTGTTCCTACCTAATGGTGATGTGTCTCTAGTCACACATGTAGGAACAAGTAGTCTGTTTAATAAGGACACTATCACAAATATTTTTATCTACCATAGTTTAAGTACAATCTTCTGTCTCTATCTAAACTAACTAAAGAGATAAATTGGATGGTTGCTTTCTTCCATGAATTTTGTGTTTTTCAGGATCTCTTGAGTGGGAAGGTGAAAGGAGTTGGTAGAGAAAAGGATGGGCTATATCTATTTGTGACTGGTGCAAAGGAAGGCACAAAAATTGCACGCTTAAATGTTCAAGACTCAGACTGCAGAATCAACAGTAATGAAGCTGATATAAAACTATGGCATAGTCGACTAGGACATGTTTCTATTTCTGTAATGAAGAAACTTCTATTTCTTTCTCAAGAGGCTATAGCAAATAGACTAGCTAATTGCAAAGTATGCCCATGTGCAAAGCAGACTTGGCTTCCATTCCCTAACAACAGAATTAGAACTAATAAGTATTTTGAACTAGTTCATATGGATGTTGGGGGCCTTACAAAGTCTCTACTTTTGATGGATATAAATACTTTTTGACTATAGTAGATGATCACTCAAGAATGACATGGATTTATATGTTTGCTTTGAAGTCTGATGTGTGTGTACTCATTCAATAATTTGTTCAGCTCATTAAAACACAGTTTGATAGAACTATAAAGGTGGTCAGAATAGATAATTTGCTTTTATGAGTAGAAAGGCCATGATTGTCATTACATTAAGAATTCTAGAACTATTATAATAGAAATTCTCCGAGTAAAAGTTTGCAAAGAGAACAAACTGCTTAGTTCCCAATGTAAACCAACATAACTAGGAGAACGAAAGTCTTGTCTTGTGAAAAAATTTCCTTACTACCAGTTACTCATTTCCCAACATAATTAGGAGAATGAAAACACTTATTCTTGTTAAAACAAATCTTATATATTCTTGAAGTCCAAGTTTCAATGTCATGGATCAAGACCATGGGTcagctatgtcttttgaggctttatggagattggactgatttaccaagctctttccagttcacttcagtggtgcttcTTCAGAGGATCCCTAAGAGTATCTTGATAGTTGTCATGAGGTGctacagaacatgggtatagtggataccaatagggttgattttgctgcatttcaaatgactagttccgccaagaaatggtggagagattatttgttgaccagaccagctggatcgcctgctgttacttgggaccagttctctcagctcttcctagagaagtttctccctataacattgagagaggagcatcgtCATCAGTTCGAttgtctccagcagggcagtatgactgttacccagtataagacccattttgtggatttggcccgtcatgctcttcttctgcttcctaccgatagagagagggtgaggaggtttattgacaaACTTGCTcaacctatcagattgcagatggctaaggagactgggagtgagatttcttttcagtcagctgccaatgtcgccaggcaagtcgagatggttcttgctcagggaggtcaggggtctgacaagagacctcgtcattccggtgggtTCAACAGTggctcatctagaggcaggggtacttttggtagaggtcatcctcctaggccgtttcattcagtaCTTAAAGCATCCCACAGTGCTTCAggtagtcgtggtccttatgtgcctcatTTCGGACAACCATCCTACAGTGTaccactagctcctatcagtgtaCCTCCTATTCAGAGTTATTGAGTTGTGTTGATTTTTTCGGTATTTGTATCTGAATTATTAAAGATTGGTAATTCTGGACGACACCGGTTTATTCTTGAGGCTGTGGTTATTATTTTTAGTTGGCTATTTAATTCTGTTCAGTATTCCCAttttttatcattattatatactgcgttcaggttgtagtgtaggtgacccgccttaacctcgttactacttcgtcgaggttaggctcggcacttaccagtacttgaggtcggttgtactaatactacactctgtacaCTGCACAGATTTTAGAGTCGGTCCCAGTGGCGGctactagagagctcggattggacAGCCTGCGCAGACTTGAGGTACAGCTTCTCAGCACTCGCAGCTCCTGAAGTccccatctttatttttatttagctatgtattttcattcagacaattttgtatttatttcatacccttgtatgtattactctagaagctcgtgcacttgtgacatcgggttcagAGATTTGTAGCagatatttttacaattttagtTTCCATATTTATATTTGGATTATTGCAGTTAAATTGGTTcttcttaattaattaaatttaaattgttaaaaaggacaaattgttctaacgttggcttgtctagcaagtaaaatattaggcgccatcaaggtcccgacggtgggaatttcgggccgtgacaagttggtatccgagaactaggttacataggtctcacaagtcacgaacaaacttagtagagtcgggaggatcggtacggagacatttgtatgTATCTTGCGGAGGCTATGGAAttaggaacagtttcacttctattcttctctgttatgcgattttattctatcattgctgaTTGGACCCTTCTATtctgttctctcgcagatggcgagaacgcgtaccgcatcttcagctgagcagtagccagagcccccagtggcagctcctacgaggggcaaaggtcgaggccgaggtcgtgccagaggccgaggcaggggcagagctcagcccagagctcgagcagcagcaccagtggtgtagcctcaggtagagtttgatgaggaggttccagcccaggttGTGCCTATCGGACCAGCTCAGGCCCCgaaggggttcatcgccaccccagtgcttcaggatgctttgttccgtttggtgggccttatggagagtgtggcctaggCCGGTACATTTcctgtggcaccagccgtctctcaggttgAGGGAGGAGCACGAACTCCCACTACTCACACTCCacagcagatggctccccagtatcagactccagcagctcatccagccggttgttgcggcacaggtcggCGATGGGTCAgatatgtcttctgaggctttatggagattggacaggtttaccaagctcattctagttcacttcaggggtgcttcttcagaggatccctaggTTTATCTTGACATCTGGCATGAGGTGCTACAGAACATAGGtatagtagagaccaatggggtcgattttgctgcatttcagatgactggttctgccaagaaatagtggagagattatttgttgaccagaccagctggatcGCCTACTCTTACttaggaccagttctctcagctcttcctagagaagtttctccctatcacattgagagaggagcatcgtcgtcagttcgagcgtctccagcagggcagtatgactgttacccagtatgagaccagttTTGTGGAtgtggcccgtcatgctcttcttcttctttctaccGATAGAGAAagggtaaggaggtttattgacggacttactcaacctatcagattgcagatggctaagaagactagagtgagatttcttttcaggcggctgccaaTGTTGTCAGGCGAGTCGAGATGGATCTTACTCAGGGaagtcaggggtctgacaagataCCTTGTCATTCCGGTGGGTTCAacagtgcctcatctggaggcaaggtacttttggtagagttCATTCTCCTAGGCCGTTTCATTCCGCATTTCAAGCATCCCACAGTGCTTTAGGTAGTCTtggtccttatgtgcctcatTTCGGATAGCcaacctacagtgcaccaccagctcctatcagtgtacCTCTTATTCAGAGTTATTACCGTGGTTATTTGGCCCGTTTGGGCCAGTCTCAGTTTCCGCAGCCACAACACCAGGATAgatgtttcgagtgtggtggtTATGGGCATATCAGGAGGACCTGTCCGAGATTATTGGGCATCACGCCACAACATTAGGGTTCTCGTGACATGGTCCCGGCACTAGTCGCTACACCgtctgctcagccagccagaggcaggggtcaggcagccagaggtagaggccagactgttagaggtggaggtcaggccagccagctagaggtcgtccCAAGAAagtggttcagagtggtggggctcagccccgatgttatgcttttccagctaggcctgaggctgagtcatctgttgttgttatcacaggtactatttcagtttgcagtagagatgcttcagttctatttgaccCGGGTTATACTTATTcatacgtgtcatcctattttgcttcatatttagttatgcctcgtgattctttgagtgctctagtgtatgtgtccacacatgTGGGTGAtgctattgtggtagatcgtgtttatcgttcgtgtgtggttaccattgggagtattgagactagtgtagatcttctacttctcgatatggttgattttgatgtcattttgggtatggattggttgtcaccttatcatgttatattggattatcacgccaagatgatgaccttagccttaccgagGTTGCCTCAATtatagtggagagggactcctgtccattctaccagcagggttatctcttatgtgaaggctcgacatatgttcaagaaggggtgtctagcccATTTGGCTTATGTATGTGATTTTAGTGCGAAGGTTCCTTCCATTAATTCAGTACCAGttattcgtgagtttccagaggtgtttcctgcagatcttccggggatgccacccgacagagatgttgacttctgcattgatttggccccatgcactcagcccatttctattctgccataccatatggccccaccagatttgaaagaattgaaggagcaattgcaagatttgcttgataagggcttcattagacctaatgtctcgccttggggtgcgcctgcgttgttcgtgaagaataatgatggatcgatgaggaAGTGCATAGATTAttagcagttgaacaaagtcaccatcaagaacaagtgtCCATTGCCAaagattgatgacttatttgatcagcttcagggtgccaaggtattttcaaagatcgatttgaggtctggctaccatcagtttaGGATtcgggcatccgatgtccctaaaatagcctttcagactcggtataggcattatgagtttctagtgatgtcatttgggctgacaaacgctccagcagcatttattatctagattcctttgtgattgtgtttattgatgatatcttgatcaaCTCCGGCAGttgagaggagcacgagcagcatcttcggataaTTCTTCAGACTCTAAGTGACaactagttatatgctaagttttcaaaatacgagttttggttgagctcaatcgctttcttggggcacgttgtgTCGACAGAgagtattcaggtagatcctaagaagattgaggcagttcagaactggcctagacccacttcagctatggagatccagggtttcttgggattggcgggttattaccgtcggtttgtggaggggttttcatctatagcagccccgttgaccaggttgacccagaagggtgccccgttcagatgttcagacgagtgtgaggcgggCTTTGAGAAGcccaagacagttttgactacggcgttggtgttggtgttgcccacaggttcagggccttatacagtatattgtgacgcatctcgtattggacttggtgcggtattgatgtaggatggcatgGTGATTTCATATGCGTCGcagcagctgaaggttcacgagaagaattaccatattcatgacttagagttggcagccattgttcatgcgctgaagatttaaaggtactatctttacggcgtgtcgtgtgaggtattcacggatcatcatagtttgcagtacttgttcaaacaaaaggatctcaatttgaggtagatgaggtggttagagctattaaaagattatgatatcaccatcttgtatcatcccgggaaggccaacgtggtggccgatgccttaagtaggaagtaagtgagtatgggcagccttgcgtatattccagtcaaTGAGAGACCGCTTgtattagatgttcaggcttttgccaatcagttcgtgaggttggatgtttctcaCTTACTTACACCTTCTGATTGTCAATTACTTgattggtctcgctgtgtagtacTACTCATATAGATTTTTTCTATATTGTACGAGGTTTCCATttggttcagtttggtatttGTTGATCGTAAAGGTTATTGTGGTCTGAACTGTTGATTTGACTGTGCATTAAGTAcatggtactgatatggtgggatcgggctgcacgctgcagcaggtgTAATAAGGGGTGGATTGATGTGGTGGAATAAAGGTGAATTTGTactatacggtgggatcgggttgcacgccgcaacaggtggaataagggtggattgacatggtaaaataagggtgaattatggtACTGATATTGACATATGATGGGAGGATTTTGTAAGggaggtggaataagggtgaaataagggaggattttgtGTTGTCTAGTgtgatcgggttgcgcgccgcaactaCCTATATGTTTCCATTTCTTGAGCTGTGTTGGTTTTTACAGTATTTGTATCTGAATTATTAAAGATTGGTAATTATGGACGACACTGGTTTATTCTTGAGGCCGTGGTTATTATTTTCAGTTGGTTGTTTAATTCTGTTTAGTATTCCAATTTTCTGTCTTTATTATATACTGCGTTCAGGTTGTAGTgtaggtgacccgccttagcctcgtcactacttcgtcgaggttaggctcggcacttatcagtatatgggatcggttgt
The nucleotide sequence above comes from Nicotiana tabacum cultivar K326 chromosome 12, ASM71507v2, whole genome shotgun sequence. Encoded proteins:
- the LOC142167046 gene encoding uncharacterized protein LOC142167046, which encodes MSNTVDQEAIASVVASGGGNSQASLGIDYNHPLFLHPLDVSDIQVISFQLTGIENYSIWFRSTRISLLGRNKLEFVDGSCKKEDFSKAMGNHWERVNVIVLSWIMSSFAKGLLGGIMYATNAQAIWEEFYFSKLKDLWEEFEALVRAPSCNCEKSKEFRLQLQKLKLFQFLMGLNDSYAQARSQILLMTPISSVNQAYSMVISDESQKSVKNVTGILSANPAVMLENYEVAMFTRNGGGNQNHKFKKNYNLPCEVCKLFIVPVDSCTSQASQNSGYNDFSQAIFPLTKPRVDYSDMQHKSDTLNGQNTNTVPKLFTKEQYNQFLQMINKEEATSTYSANTSGATNHMVSSLRCLNSDTIIKSEIPKKVFLPNGDVSLVTHDLLSGKVKGVGREKDGLYLFVTGAKEGTKIARLNVQDSDCRINSNEADIKLWHSRLGHVSISVMKKLLFLSQEAIANRLANCKVCPCAKQTWLPFPNNRIRTNKYFELVHMDVGGLTKSLLLMDINTF